The genome window GGACGTCGTCATGTGCCGGCTGGCGATGGTGGGCTTGTCGTCTCGCGATGCGGACAAGCGGCCGTCGGACCTGTCAGGCGGCATGGTCAAGCGGGTAGCGTTGGCCCGAGCGTTGTCGCTGGATCCAGAGCTTTTATTCCTGGACGAGCCCACGGCGGGCCTGGATCCGCTGCGCTCAGACGAGTTCGTGGATCTGGTGCGCAGTCTGCACCGGCAGTTGGGGTTTACCGTCGTTATGGTGACGCACGATCTGGACACGCTGCTGGCGTTGGCCACGCGTGTGGCAGTACTGGCGGACAAGCGGGTGATCGTGTGCGACACGGTGCCGGAAGTTCTGAAGGTCGATCACCCGTTCATTCACACATTCTTCCTGGGCGAACGCGGTTTGCGCGCGCTTGGGGATCTGGCGCCGAAGGGATTGCATCATGGAAAACCGTAGTCATGCGCTCATGGCCGGTATCTTCACGCTGGTCTTGCTGGCCGCTGCCGCATTGGTAGCCATCTGGATCGGCCGGGACCGGACCCAGCTGCAAACGTACGAAATCGTCTCGGCCACCGCGGTCAGCGGCTTGAATCCGCAATCGGCCGTGCGCTATCAGGGCGTGCCTGTCGGCAAGGTGCAGTCGCTCGCGTTGAATCCGGAAAAGCCGGGCCAGGTGCGTATTCGCATTGGTGTCGCGCCGAATACGCCTATTACCGAATCGACCTGGGCCGAACTGGGCGTGCAGGGGGTGACGGGCATGGCCAATGTTGAATTGCGCGACGACGGCACCTCGTTAAAGCGCCTGGCGTCCACGGCACAGCACCCCGCCGCGATTCCGTTGCGCCCAGGCTTTCTGGATCGCATCGAACAGCGAGGCGGCAAGCTGATCTCGAACGTGGAAGAGGCGACCGAACAACTACGCCGCGTGCTCAGCGAACAAAACGTGCAGGCGCTGACCGCCAGTCTGCAAAACGCTACCGACATTACCCAATCGCTGAAAGACGCCAGCCGCGATCTGGCGCCGATGATGGCCAAGCTGGGTCCGCTGGTGGATTCGCTGGGCAATACGTCGCGCCAGGCTGATCGAGCCGCGCGCGAAATCGGTGATCTGGCGCAGCAGGCGCGCCAAGCGCTGGCGCGCTTGAACGCGCCGGATGGCGCCTTGGCAGTGGCCACGCGCAGTCTTAACGATATTGCACTTGCCGCGGCGCGGCTGGACGGCGAGACCTTGCCCGCCATCACCGGGATGGCAACCAGCGTCTCGGCGGCGGCGCGTGGCGCCGCCGTTACCCTGCGCCGTGTGGACAACACGCCGCAATCATTCTTGTTCGGCCCGGCGCCCATACAGCCCGGGCCAGGCGAACCTGGCTTTGCCGGTTTCGGGAGACCAACCAAATGAAGATGCGTAGCGCCATTCTTGTTTTGACGCTGGCCCTGGCGGGTTGCAGCGTGGGCCGCGTGGCGGCGCCGCCCGCCGTATTCGACCTGGGGCTGGATGCCAGGCCGGTGCCGGCCTTGCCATCGCGCGAACCGGTTGCGCTGATGTTCCAGTCGTCGCCCGCGCTGTCCGACACCAGTGTGATCTGGCGGGTGGGCGATAGCGCTGCCCCCAAGGCCTATGCAACCTACCGCTGGGCTTCGGCGCCGGCGGAGCTGGTGCGCCAGCGCATTACCGACCGCTTGTCGCGGCAAGGGCCGGTATTGACAGAGCGCATCAATCTCCAGACGCCGCAATTACAGGTGTCGCTGTCGCAGTTTGAGCAGGTCTACGCCGAAGACGGCCAGTCCAGTCAGGGGCGCGTCTTGTTGCAAGCGGTGCTGGTCAGCGGCCGTTCCGTAGTGGATCAGAAGCGCATCATGGTGCAGGCGCCTGCCCCCACGCAGGATGCGGCAGGCGGGGTGGCGGCGCTGCGCCAAGCCACTGACGAAGCGGCTGATCAACTGGCCCAATGGCTGGCCGTCACCTTGAAGCCCGCCGGTAAGCCGGGCGGTTAACATCGATTTTTTTTGCACGCTGAGTTGATCCATGTCCGCACGTACTGATACCCACGCCTTCACCGGGGCCGCCGGCCGCATTGACTGCGCCATTGACTGGCCTGCCGGCACGCCGCGTGGTTGGGCCCTGGTCCTGCATCCGCATCCCTTGCAGGGCGGCGCGCGTGAGAACAAGGTGGTCACGACGTTGTCGCGCGCCTGCGTGCAGCATGGCCTGGTGGCGGTGCGTCCCAACTTCCGTGGCGTGGGTTTGTCCGAAGGCGTGTTCGATAAGTCGGTGGGCGAGACGCAAGACATGTTGGCGGTTGTGGCGCAGATGCGCGAGCTGCACCCTGAACTGGCGCAGGCGCCTTGGGTCTTGGCCGGTTTCTCGTTTGGCACGGCAGTGGCCGCGCAAACCTACGCTGCGCTGGCGGATCAGGGCGATGCGGCCTTGCCCGTCGCGCTCATGCTGATGGGGCCCGCCGTGAATCGCTTCCAGTCGCACGAAGTGCAGGTGCCTGACGACACGCTGATGGTGCACGGCGAAGAAGACGAAGTCGTGCCGCTGTCTGAAGCGATGGACTGGGCGCGCCCGCGTTCCATACCGGTCGTGGTGGTGCCCGGAGCATCCCACTTCTTCCACGGCAAGCTGCTTGTGCTGCGCCAGTTGGTGCAAGCGCGCTTAAAAGTCGCGCTGGATTAACGTCAGCGCCGCCGAGCGGCCCCAGGTTGCATCAGGTTGCATGTTTTAAGTGCGCGCGGAACCCCGCAGGGGCCGGACGGGTCCAATCGACTGCCTATAATTGTCAGCCACTAGCCCCGCGCCAGCGGGCGTCTTTCCTGGACCCACGTTGCCGATGAAGAACTTGCCTTACTCCGCTCAATCCCCCGCTGTTTTTGCCCGCCGCCTGCTTTCTGGCGCGGTGCTGTCGGCGATGCTCGCGGCCTCGATGCCGGTTTTTGCGCAACAGGCTCCCGCAGCCACACCGGCCGCGGCTGGCGCTGCCGCGCCGGCTCCCAATACCTCCGCCGTGGTTCCTGTGGGTGATGTGTCGGCGGTGCCGGCGCCCACTATCGCGGCCAAGGCCTGGATCGTGATCGACGTGAACAGCGGCCAGACCCTGGCGGCGTCCAACCCCGACATGAAGGTCGAACCGGCCTCGCTGACCAAGATCATGACGGCTTACGTCGTGTTCAACGCGCTGGAAGAAAAACGCCTGACGCTGGAACAAACCGTGCCGGTGTCCGAGCACGCCTGGCGCACTGGCGGTTCGCGCATGTTCATCGAGCCGCGCAAGCCGGTTACGGTGGATGAGCTGAACCAGGGCATGATCGTGCAGTCGGGCAACGACGCGTCGGTGGCCCTGGCTGAAGCGGTTGGGGGCAGCGAAGCCGCCTTTGCAACGCTGATGAATCAAGAAGCGGAACGTTTGGGCATGAAGGGCACGCACTTCATGAACGCGACCGGCCTGCCTGATCCGCAGCACACAACGTCCACGCGCGATCTGGCGACGCTGTCGTCGCACTTGATCACCGATCACCCGGACTACTTCCACTACTACAAGCAAAAGAGCTACACGTACAACAAGATCACTCAGCCGAACCGCAACCGTTTGCTGTGGGCTGATCCGTCGGTGGACGGCATGAAGACGGGTCACACCGATTCGGCCGGCTACTGCCTGGTGTCTACGGCAGTGCGTGGCGACCGCCGCATCCTGGTCGTCGTGGTGGGTACGGACAGCGAAGCCACGCGCGCTGAAGAAAGTCTGAAGCTCTTGAACTGGAGCTTCCAGAACTTCGATACCGTGAAGCTTTTCGACAAGAGCCAGCCCGGCATCGATGCCCGCGTGTGGGAAGGCACGGCTGACAACGTCAAGCTGGGCCCGCCCAACCCGGTGTCGATCGCGGTGCCGCGCGGCAAGGCCGGCGATCTCAAGCCGGTTGCTCAACGTACCGATCCGCTGATCGCCCCGCTGGCCAAGGGCCAACAGGTGGGCACGCTGCAATTCACGCTGGACGGCAAGGTGCTGCGCACTGAACCCCTGGTGGTGCAGGACGCCGTGGAACGCGCCGGCTTCTTCGGCCGCATGGCAGATACCGTCAAGCGCTGGTTCCAATAAACGGCGCGCCATCGGCGTAGCCGCGGGTGTAAGCTAGCAGCGGGCGTTTCGTACGCGAAACGCCCGTTTTCATTTCATGGGGACGGACCACGTGGTCCGTCCCTATCGCTTTTGACGCTATTTTCAGGAGTGCCTCATGATTCCGGGCGTGCCAGGCGAAAGCCAGGTGTATCTAAACGGTGAGTTCCTGCGTGTGGACGAGGCCAAAATCTCCGTCCTCGACCGCGGCTTTATTTTTGGCGATGGCATCTATGAAGTCGTGCCCGTCTATCACGGCAATGCGTTCCGTATGGCCGAGCACCTCAACCGTCTGGATCGCAGCCTGGCTGCGTTGCGGATCACGCAGCCGTTTGACCGGGCGGGTTGGATCAACCTGATCGAAGAACTGCTGGCACGCACGAACCTGGATACCTGCATCGTGTATTTGCAGGTGACGCGCGGCGTCGCAAAACGGGATCACCAGTTTCCGGCTACACCCGTCACGCCCACCGTGTTCGGCATGATTTCGCCGTGGTCGCCGCCGCCAGCCGCGCAGCGTACCCAAGGCCTGACCGCCATCAGCATTCCGGACGAGCGCTGGCTGCATTGTGAAATCAAGTCGGTGTCGCTGTTGGGCAACGTGCTGGCCAAGCAACAGGCCGTGGACGCGCAGGCCGACGAAGTCGTGCAGTTCCGCGACGGCTTCCTGACCGAAGGCTCGTCGACCAATATCTGGGTGGCGTCCGGCGGCAAGCTGCTGGCCCCGCCCAAGAACAACCTGATCCTGGAGGGCATCCGTTACGGGTTGATGGGCGAACTGGCCGCCGAAGCGGGCATTCCGTTTGAGTCGCGCCCGATCTCTCAGGAAGAGGTTCTGCAGGCTGACGAATTGATGCTGTCTTCCGCTACAAAGGAAGTGCTGCCGATCGTCACGCTGGACGGAAAACCCGTCGGAACGGGCAAGCCCGGCCCCGTTTTTGAGCAATTGCGAGCGGGTTATGATGCCCGCATCGCCGCGCTGTAAATCGTTGCCCCGGGCGGCTGTCACGGCCGCCCGCTGTTGTTGACGGCACTTGCCAGCGCGCGGCTTGCCCCCATATAAGAAGATTCAGGGCAACTACCTCTCAAGGCACATCATGCATATTCCGCCCGAAGATTCACTGATTGAATATCCCAGCGACTTCCCCATCAAAGTTATGGGTAAGCAGCACCCCGAATTCGCGCAGACGCTGACCGAAGTCGTCCTGAAGTTCGACCCCGGCTTTGACGCCGCCACGGTCGAGATGCGCCCCAGCAAGGGCGGCAACTACATGGGGCTGACCTTCACCGTGCGCGCGACCTCGCGCGAACAGCTGGATGCGCTTTACCAAGCGCTGCACGGCCATCCGATGGTGTCCATCGTTCTGTAAGGCAAGACCGTCGTGATCAAGTGGCTCGCGCGGCCGGCGGATTATCTGCCGGTCTGGCAGGACATGCAGGCCTACACCAATCTGCGCGGCGCCGATACGCCTGACGAGATCTGGCTGTGCGAGCATGCGCCCGTCTACACGCTGGGCCAGGCGGGCTTGCCGGAACATGTGCTCAACCCGGGCAACATCCCCATCGTGCACTGCGACCGTGGTGGTCAGGTGACGTATCACGGGCCAGGCCAAGTGATGGCGTACGCGCTTTTCGACCTGCGCCGCATTGATATGTACGTGAAGGAATACGTCACCCTGCTCGAAGGCGCTGTCATTGACACGCTTGCCCAGCATGGTGTCGAAGGCGCCTGTCGCAAACCCGGCGCGCCGGGCGTCTACGTGCCTGATCCCGATGGGGGCGCGCCGGCCAAGATCGCCGCTTTGGGTATCAAGATTCGCAACGGACGGGCCTATCATGGCGTGTCGCTGAATGTGGCGATGGACCTGGCGCCTTTTTTGGGCATCAACCCCTGTGGGTACGAAGGCCTGCGCACCGTTGATATGGCAGCCTGTGGCGTACAGCGCACGCCTACTGAAGTTGGCGACGCGCTGGCGCAAAATCTGGCGAACGCCTGGCGCCGCCGCGCATGGAGCACAACATGAAAACCTACACCGCGGCGGATGTCGCCTCGACCTCGCCCGAACAATTGGCCCGCTTGCGCGAAGGCCCGGCCGAAGACTACGCCGCCTGGATCCAAGCCGCCGCAAATCTGGGGCTGGTCGAAGCGCAGACGATCTACGGGCAGATGCTGTTGGACGGGGTGGGCGTTGATCGTCAACCCGAAGAGGGGCTGGCGTGGTTCAAGCGCGCGGCCAATGCAGACAACGTAATGGCCATCAATATGGTGGGCCGCTGCTACGAAAACGGTTGGGGCGTGGCCCAGGACGACACCGTTGCCGCTTACTGGTTCCGGCTGGCCGCTGATCGCGGGCTGGATTGGGGCATGTACAACTACGCCCACATGCTGCGCAGCGGCCGTGGGGGTGTTACGCAAAACCGCGCCGCAGCTCTGGCCCTATATCAGCAGGCAGCGCAGACCGGGCACGTAAAGTCCATTGGCGTGGTTGGCCGGTTTTACGAAGCGGGCGATGTCGTGCCGCAAGACATGGATCGTGCGTTCGATTGCTATCAGCGTTGCGCCGACGGCGGCGACTTCCGCGGCATGTTCCACCTGGGCCGTCTGCTGTTGCTGCGCGGCGAGAAGGAAGACGCAGTGCAATGGTTGGTGCGCGTTCCCGAGACCTCGACGCCGGCGTTCCTTAAGGAAGCCAACGGCATGTTGCAGGACTTGGGGTTTCCGGCGTTGTACGAGATCTGAAACGGCGATATCTGCCGTAGGTGGATGCAGCGCGAGGGGGCAAGGGCAAGAACCCTGGCATTCCCCCCGCCGCAAAACCCGTCCTACGTGCTCAAACGTGCCTGGAACACGACGTCCAGCGTTTCCCACTGGCTGGCGCCTAGTTCGCCTTGAAGCCGGTCCAGCAGCAACTGGGCAGCCCTTGCGCCTAGTCCCGCCGCATCCACGCCCAGCGTGGTCAGCCCCTGCGCCCATTGCGCCGCGCTGCCGTCGTCCGTGAAACCCAGCACCGCCAGATCCTGCGGCACATGCAGGTCGCGGTTGTGCGCTTCCGACACTGCCGCTGCGGCGAGCAGATCCGATGTGCAGAAAACCGCGTCGAAAATCGTATTGGTGGCCAGCAGGCGCAGGAAGGCCATGCGGCCGTCATTCATTTGCTGAACTTCCGGCTGAACGATATCGGCCACCAGTTCCAGCCCCAAAGACGCGGCGGCACTGATGAATCCTGCGCGGCGAGCCCGTTCCCAGGGATTATCGGCGCTGATGCAAGCGACCAGCGCATGGCGCTTTTCCGACAAGTGGCGAGCCGCCGCGCGTCCCGCTTCCTCGTTGTCGATGACGATGGCGCTATCCAGCGGGTGCGCGGACGCGCTCCAGGTTTCCACCACAGGAATTTCCAGGGCGGCCACACACTCGCGCACGGCGGGTTCGTCCAGCGGTCCGATGACCAGCGCCGCCGCCGGACGCAAGGCGGCCAATTGAGGCAGCATTTGAGCGTCGTGCCAGGGGCCGGCAGCCAGGTAATAACCGGCAGGCGCCAAACGTTCGGCGCAAGCCTGGATGGCGCGTAAGGCCGGGCCGGCGTCCAGGCGGGGGGCGATGAGCGCAATAGCGCGTAGCGTAGGCAGGGAAGACATGGGGGAAATTCTACGGATTTGTCAGGCGTGACGATAACCCAGCCCGGGCACGGCCTTGCGCGTGGCGGGCAGGGGGGCGCATCCCGTGAACGGGCCCCTTCGTCGCGAATCCTGGCCTTGGAGGGTAAAATGCCTTTTTTTGTCTAGACCGGGCCGTCTTGCGCACCGGTTGCGAAGGTGCCCCATGTCTACGCTCGCCGAGTCCCCTGTTCCCTCGAACGAACCCGCTGCCGCGCCCGCGGAGGCAGTCTACGATCCGACGCAAAAGCAAAAATCGCAGGCCAAGACCTCACGCATTCCCATCAAGATCATTCCGGCCGAACGCCTGAAAAAACCCGAATGGATCCGTGTGAAGGCCGCAGCGCCCGGCTCGCGCTTCTACGACATCAAGCGTATCTTGCGCGAACACAATCTGCACACGGTCTGCGAGGAAGCGTCCTGCCCGAACATCGGCGAATGCTTCGGCAAGGGCACCGCCACGTTCATGATCATGGGCGACAAGTGCACGCGCCGCTGCCCGTTCTGTGATGTGGGCCATGGACGCCCCGACCCGCTGGACACCAAAGAACCCGAGAACCTGGGCCGCACCATCGCCGCGCTCAAGTTGTCCTACGTCGTAATCACCTCGGTCGACCGCGACGACCTGCGCGACGGCGGCGCTGGCCACTTTGTGGATTGCATTACCCATATCCGCGAACTGTCCCCCACGACCCGAATCGAAGTCCTGGTGCCCGACTTCCGCGGCCGTCTGGACCGCGCACTGACTATTCTGAACGCTGGCCCCCCGGACGTCATGAATCACAATCTGGAAACGGTGCCGCGTCTATACAAGCAGGCCCGTCCGGGCTCGGACTACATGCACTCGTTGAAACTGCTGGCCGAGTTCAAGAAGCTGCATCCGGAAGTTCCGACCAAGTCCGGCCTGATGCTCGGGCTGGGTGAGACGGACGAGGAAATCCTGCAGGTGATGCGCGACATGCGTGAACACAATGTGGACATGCTGACGATCGGCCAGTATCTGCAACCGTCGGAACATCACCTGCCCGTGCTGCGCTATGTGCACCCGGACACGTTTGCGATGTTTGAACGTGAAGCCTATGCGATGGGGTTCTCGCATGCAGCGGTGGGCGCGATGGTGCGCTCGTCGTACCATGCGGACGAACAGGCGCATGCGGCTGGGGTGAATTGAGTTCAGGTTCGCGTCTGCGCGGAAACCTGCTGGGTTCAGCAGGTTTCCGCGTTGTTCAAAGATACGCCCTTCAAATCCTTTGCGGATAGCAACGGCGTGTCCTTCCAAGGCCAGGCTATTGCCAGTGTGGCGTCATCCCAGCGTATGCACCGCTCGTGTTGCGGCGCGTAGTATTCGGTGGTCTTGTATAAGACCTCGGCCCACTCTGACACCGCCAGGAAGCCGTGCGCAAATCCTTCGGGTATCCACAGCTGGCGCTTGTTGTCCGCGCTGAGCACCGCACCGGTCCATTGCCCGAATGTAGGTGAGGCGCGGCGCAAGTCGACGGCGACATCAAAAATCTCTCCAGCGCATACACGCACCAGTTTCCCTTGTGGTTGCTGCACTTGATAGTGCAAGCCGCGTAACACGCCCTTGGCGGAACGCGAGTGATTGTCCTGTACGAAGCGGCGCTGCAAGCCGGTACATGCTTCGAACGCAGCCTGATTGAAACTCTCGAAAAAGAAGCCACGGTCATCTGTCATGACTCGGGGTTCCAAAATCAGCACATCGGGAATGGTTTGTTGGATGACTTTCATCAGAACACCTTGTCCACCAAAATGCGAATCAGGTATTTGCCGTAACCACTCTTAGCGAGTGGGGCGGCCAGCTTTTCCAGCGCTTCAGCCGTAATCCATTTTTGCCGGAAAGCGATTTCTTCCGGGCAGGCGACTTTAAGGCCCTGGCGATGTTCCAGGGTCGCGATGAATTGGCTGGCTTCCAGCAACGATTCGTGCGTGCCGGTGTCCAGCCATGCAAAGCCGCGCCCCATGATCTCCACGGCAAGGCGGCCTTGTTCCAGATAACGCTGGTTCAGATCAGTGATTTCGAGTTCGCCGCGCGCGGACGGCCGGATACTGCTGGCGAAATCGACGGCATCGTTGTCATAGAAATACAGCCCGGTCACCGCATAGTTTGATCGAGGTTTGACCGGCTTTTCTTCGATGGACAGCACGTTGCCGTCCCGATCAAATTCCGCGACGCCGTAGCGTTCCGGATCTTGCACATGGTAGGTGAAGACGGTGGCGCCGTCCGTGCGCGCATTGGCATTTTGCAGCAGCTTGGGCAGTTCGTGCCCATAGAAGACGTTGTCTCCCAGCACCAGTGCAGACGGGCCTTGGCCGATAAATGGCGCGCCGATGATGAGCGCCTGGGCCAGACCGTCGGGCGACGGCTGAACCGCATAGCTGAGGTTCAGCCCCCACTTCGACCCGTCTCCGAGCAGCTGTTGAAACCGAGGGGCGTCCTGCGGCGTCGCAATGATCAGAATGTCCTGGATGCCCGCCAGCATCAGTGTGGTCAGCGGGTAATAGATCATGGGTTTATCAAAGACCGGCAGCAATTGCTTGCTCATTGCCAGCGTCGCCGGGTACAGCCGCTCGCCAGAGCCGCCGGCCAGCACGATGCCTTTGCGCCTCATGCGGCACCTCCGCGTTTGAAAAGTTGATCCAGTACGCGGTCTGCGTAGACGTTCCAGGAGTCAGGTTGAATGCCGAGCGCGTGCGAAAGCCGCGTCGCGTCCAGCCGTGAATTGTGCGGGCGGCGCGCTGCGGTTGGATAGTCTTTTGACGCGATGGCGCGAATCCGATCAGGCGACAGCGCAAGGACGGCGCCGCGCGCCGCCGCTCCGGCAACCAGATACTGGGCGAACGCGTGCCAGGTGGTGTCGCTGGCAGCGGCCAGATGGTAGATGCCAGAGGCCAAGGCGTCTTTGCGGTGCTGTTGGATTGCCATCGTGGTGACGTCGGCGATCAGCGCGGCTGACGTCGGGGTGCCATGCTGATCCGCTACGACGTCGAGCTCTTGCCGGGTGCGCGCAAGTCGAAGAATCGTGGCCGGGAAGTTTTTGCCTTGCGACGAATATACCCAACTGCAACGCAGGATAAGGGCATCACAAGCGCTCTGCAGAATCGCAGACTCGCCCGCCAGCTTGGTTGCCCCATAAACATTCAAAGGATTGGGGGCATCGGCTTCCGTATAAGGCAGCGATTTCTCGCCATCGAATACGTAGTCGCTGGAATAGTGCACCAGTAGCGCGCCAGCATTTTTTGCATAGCTGGCCAATGTGGATACCGCCAACACGTTGACCTGCGTGGCTGTGTCCTGATCGGTTTCCGCTTGGTCTACGGCCGTATAGGCTGCGGCATTCACGATCACGTCAGGACGGTGCACCGACAGCGCCAGCATCAAGGCGTTCTGGTCACGGAGATCCACATCGTCGCGTCCCAATGCTGCCAGCTCCCCAAGCGTGGGCAACAAACCCCGCAAGTGGCGGCCGATCTGCCCATCTTTGCCAAACAGGAGAATTTTCACGCGGTTTCTGCCTGTGCGCAGCCAGCTGGTGGCTGGCGATAGGCGCCGCTTGTTATGCGCGCCACCCACTGCGGATGATCCAGATACCAGCGGACCG of Achromobacter seleniivolatilans contains these proteins:
- a CDS encoding ABC transporter ATP-binding protein; protein product: MSSAAQHRLFTDDSVTVEPVITVRGLRTAFGDHVVHDNLDLTVFPGEILVLVGGSGTGKTVLLRQIIGLDKPAAGTVKVLGHSLFDLSPGERRRLSYRWGMLFQAGALFSALSVFDNVALPLRELRTVPEDLVQDVVMCRLAMVGLSSRDADKRPSDLSGGMVKRVALARALSLDPELLFLDEPTAGLDPLRSDEFVDLVRSLHRQLGFTVVMVTHDLDTLLALATRVAVLADKRVIVCDTVPEVLKVDHPFIHTFFLGERGLRALGDLAPKGLHHGKP
- a CDS encoding MlaD family protein, which produces MENRSHALMAGIFTLVLLAAAALVAIWIGRDRTQLQTYEIVSATAVSGLNPQSAVRYQGVPVGKVQSLALNPEKPGQVRIRIGVAPNTPITESTWAELGVQGVTGMANVELRDDGTSLKRLASTAQHPAAIPLRPGFLDRIEQRGGKLISNVEEATEQLRRVLSEQNVQALTASLQNATDITQSLKDASRDLAPMMAKLGPLVDSLGNTSRQADRAAREIGDLAQQARQALARLNAPDGALAVATRSLNDIALAAARLDGETLPAITGMATSVSAAARGAAVTLRRVDNTPQSFLFGPAPIQPGPGEPGFAGFGRPTK
- a CDS encoding ABC-type transport auxiliary lipoprotein family protein, which encodes MKMRSAILVLTLALAGCSVGRVAAPPAVFDLGLDARPVPALPSREPVALMFQSSPALSDTSVIWRVGDSAAPKAYATYRWASAPAELVRQRITDRLSRQGPVLTERINLQTPQLQVSLSQFEQVYAEDGQSSQGRVLLQAVLVSGRSVVDQKRIMVQAPAPTQDAAGGVAALRQATDEAADQLAQWLAVTLKPAGKPGG
- a CDS encoding alpha/beta hydrolase; the protein is MSARTDTHAFTGAAGRIDCAIDWPAGTPRGWALVLHPHPLQGGARENKVVTTLSRACVQHGLVAVRPNFRGVGLSEGVFDKSVGETQDMLAVVAQMRELHPELAQAPWVLAGFSFGTAVAAQTYAALADQGDAALPVALMLMGPAVNRFQSHEVQVPDDTLMVHGEEDEVVPLSEAMDWARPRSIPVVVVPGASHFFHGKLLVLRQLVQARLKVALD
- a CDS encoding D-alanyl-D-alanine carboxypeptidase family protein; this translates as MKNLPYSAQSPAVFARRLLSGAVLSAMLAASMPVFAQQAPAATPAAAGAAAPAPNTSAVVPVGDVSAVPAPTIAAKAWIVIDVNSGQTLAASNPDMKVEPASLTKIMTAYVVFNALEEKRLTLEQTVPVSEHAWRTGGSRMFIEPRKPVTVDELNQGMIVQSGNDASVALAEAVGGSEAAFATLMNQEAERLGMKGTHFMNATGLPDPQHTTSTRDLATLSSHLITDHPDYFHYYKQKSYTYNKITQPNRNRLLWADPSVDGMKTGHTDSAGYCLVSTAVRGDRRILVVVVGTDSEATRAEESLKLLNWSFQNFDTVKLFDKSQPGIDARVWEGTADNVKLGPPNPVSIAVPRGKAGDLKPVAQRTDPLIAPLAKGQQVGTLQFTLDGKVLRTEPLVVQDAVERAGFFGRMADTVKRWFQ
- a CDS encoding D-amino acid aminotransferase yields the protein MIPGVPGESQVYLNGEFLRVDEAKISVLDRGFIFGDGIYEVVPVYHGNAFRMAEHLNRLDRSLAALRITQPFDRAGWINLIEELLARTNLDTCIVYLQVTRGVAKRDHQFPATPVTPTVFGMISPWSPPPAAQRTQGLTAISIPDERWLHCEIKSVSLLGNVLAKQQAVDAQADEVVQFRDGFLTEGSSTNIWVASGGKLLAPPKNNLILEGIRYGLMGELAAEAGIPFESRPISQEEVLQADELMLSSATKEVLPIVTLDGKPVGTGKPGPVFEQLRAGYDARIAAL
- a CDS encoding YbeD family protein, producing MHIPPEDSLIEYPSDFPIKVMGKQHPEFAQTLTEVVLKFDPGFDAATVEMRPSKGGNYMGLTFTVRATSREQLDALYQALHGHPMVSIVL
- the lipB gene encoding lipoyl(octanoyl) transferase LipB, whose protein sequence is MIKWLARPADYLPVWQDMQAYTNLRGADTPDEIWLCEHAPVYTLGQAGLPEHVLNPGNIPIVHCDRGGQVTYHGPGQVMAYALFDLRRIDMYVKEYVTLLEGAVIDTLAQHGVEGACRKPGAPGVYVPDPDGGAPAKIAALGIKIRNGRAYHGVSLNVAMDLAPFLGINPCGYEGLRTVDMAACGVQRTPTEVGDALAQNLANAWRRRAWSTT
- a CDS encoding tetratricopeptide repeat protein; amino-acid sequence: MKTYTAADVASTSPEQLARLREGPAEDYAAWIQAAANLGLVEAQTIYGQMLLDGVGVDRQPEEGLAWFKRAANADNVMAINMVGRCYENGWGVAQDDTVAAYWFRLAADRGLDWGMYNYAHMLRSGRGGVTQNRAAALALYQQAAQTGHVKSIGVVGRFYEAGDVVPQDMDRAFDCYQRCADGGDFRGMFHLGRLLLLRGEKEDAVQWLVRVPETSTPAFLKEANGMLQDLGFPALYEI
- a CDS encoding substrate-binding domain-containing protein, with the translated sequence MSSLPTLRAIALIAPRLDAGPALRAIQACAERLAPAGYYLAAGPWHDAQMLPQLAALRPAAALVIGPLDEPAVRECVAALEIPVVETWSASAHPLDSAIVIDNEEAGRAAARHLSEKRHALVACISADNPWERARRAGFISAAASLGLELVADIVQPEVQQMNDGRMAFLRLLATNTIFDAVFCTSDLLAAAAVSEAHNRDLHVPQDLAVLGFTDDGSAAQWAQGLTTLGVDAAGLGARAAQLLLDRLQGELGASQWETLDVVFQARLST
- the lipA gene encoding lipoyl synthase, coding for MSTLAESPVPSNEPAAAPAEAVYDPTQKQKSQAKTSRIPIKIIPAERLKKPEWIRVKAAAPGSRFYDIKRILREHNLHTVCEEASCPNIGECFGKGTATFMIMGDKCTRRCPFCDVGHGRPDPLDTKEPENLGRTIAALKLSYVVITSVDRDDLRDGGAGHFVDCITHIRELSPTTRIEVLVPDFRGRLDRALTILNAGPPDVMNHNLETVPRLYKQARPGSDYMHSLKLLAEFKKLHPEVPTKSGLMLGLGETDEEILQVMRDMREHNVDMLTIGQYLQPSEHHLPVLRYVHPDTFAMFEREAYAMGFSHAAVGAMVRSSYHADEQAHAAGVN
- the rfbC gene encoding dTDP-4-dehydrorhamnose 3,5-epimerase gives rise to the protein MKVIQQTIPDVLILEPRVMTDDRGFFFESFNQAAFEACTGLQRRFVQDNHSRSAKGVLRGLHYQVQQPQGKLVRVCAGEIFDVAVDLRRASPTFGQWTGAVLSADNKRQLWIPEGFAHGFLAVSEWAEVLYKTTEYYAPQHERCIRWDDATLAIAWPWKDTPLLSAKDLKGVSLNNAETC
- the rfbA gene encoding glucose-1-phosphate thymidylyltransferase RfbA, producing MRRKGIVLAGGSGERLYPATLAMSKQLLPVFDKPMIYYPLTTLMLAGIQDILIIATPQDAPRFQQLLGDGSKWGLNLSYAVQPSPDGLAQALIIGAPFIGQGPSALVLGDNVFYGHELPKLLQNANARTDGATVFTYHVQDPERYGVAEFDRDGNVLSIEEKPVKPRSNYAVTGLYFYDNDAVDFASSIRPSARGELEITDLNQRYLEQGRLAVEIMGRGFAWLDTGTHESLLEASQFIATLEHRQGLKVACPEEIAFRQKWITAEALEKLAAPLAKSGYGKYLIRILVDKVF
- the rfbD gene encoding dTDP-4-dehydrorhamnose reductase, whose product is MKILLFGKDGQIGRHLRGLLPTLGELAALGRDDVDLRDQNALMLALSVHRPDVIVNAAAYTAVDQAETDQDTATQVNVLAVSTLASYAKNAGALLVHYSSDYVFDGEKSLPYTEADAPNPLNVYGATKLAGESAILQSACDALILRCSWVYSSQGKNFPATILRLARTRQELDVVADQHGTPTSAALIADVTTMAIQQHRKDALASGIYHLAAASDTTWHAFAQYLVAGAAARGAVLALSPDRIRAIASKDYPTAARRPHNSRLDATRLSHALGIQPDSWNVYADRVLDQLFKRGGAA